One Phycisphaerae bacterium DNA window includes the following coding sequences:
- a CDS encoding Gfo/Idh/MocA family oxidoreductase, with the protein MRIGRDISRRQLLRISGQGIVFAGLGPLLRTRPCHGDISLNEKVTIAIIGCGGMGTRHIEALSVNPQCTIAAVCDCFKPRYENAIGVVDKLSGKKPDGYQDFRRVLDRKDIDAIWAPTPDHWHPLMTILGCQAGKDVYVEKPVCPTVAEGRAMVQAARRYGRVVQVGTQQRSMTIFQDAMKLIHSGRLGQITSATCWVGVNGWQVGETPRPVPEGLDWDMWLGPAPKVPYSPERHYGFMGWHDYCRGGQLTNWGVHLMDIVHWGIGEDRPLSVQALGGSYRGGAGADNYENIEALFEYKGCTVTWEQRHSNQYNGHDYGIKFQGTKGSLTIDRNTFEVWPGRLGIPQYVGEPERSWAHPPHHNNFFDCIRSRKLPAADIEQGFRSTIPVLLAGIALKVGRKLLWDGENERFIRDAEADRHLSRAYRAPWHL; encoded by the coding sequence ATGCGCATAGGCAGAGATATCAGTCGTCGTCAGCTCCTGCGAATCAGCGGACAAGGAATCGTCTTCGCAGGCCTGGGCCCCCTGCTTCGTACCCGCCCCTGCCATGGTGATATCTCGCTCAACGAGAAGGTGACTATCGCGATCATCGGATGCGGCGGCATGGGAACGCGGCACATCGAGGCCCTCTCGGTTAACCCGCAATGCACGATTGCCGCGGTGTGCGATTGCTTCAAGCCGCGATACGAAAACGCCATCGGCGTCGTCGATAAGCTGTCGGGCAAGAAGCCTGACGGTTATCAGGATTTCCGACGGGTGCTGGATCGCAAGGACATCGACGCCATCTGGGCGCCAACACCCGACCACTGGCACCCCCTGATGACCATCCTGGGCTGCCAAGCCGGCAAGGATGTGTACGTCGAGAAGCCTGTGTGCCCCACCGTTGCCGAGGGGCGGGCCATGGTTCAGGCCGCGCGCCGCTATGGCCGGGTAGTGCAAGTCGGTACACAACAACGGTCAATGACCATCTTCCAGGACGCCATGAAACTCATCCACAGCGGGCGGCTGGGGCAGATCACTTCGGCCACTTGCTGGGTCGGCGTCAACGGCTGGCAGGTTGGTGAGACCCCCAGACCGGTGCCAGAAGGACTGGACTGGGACATGTGGCTCGGACCGGCCCCCAAGGTTCCTTACTCCCCAGAGCGGCACTACGGATTCATGGGTTGGCACGACTACTGCCGAGGCGGCCAGCTCACCAACTGGGGCGTTCATCTGATGGACATCGTGCATTGGGGCATTGGCGAGGACCGCCCCTTGAGTGTTCAGGCCCTCGGAGGCAGCTATCGGGGCGGCGCCGGGGCGGACAACTATGAGAACATTGAGGCTTTGTTCGAGTACAAGGGCTGTACCGTAACCTGGGAACAGCGCCACTCAAACCAGTACAACGGACACGACTACGGCATCAAGTTCCAGGGAACCAAAGGTTCGCTGACCATCGACCGGAACACGTTCGAGGTCTGGCCGGGACGACTGGGTATACCACAGTATGTCGGCGAACCCGAGCGGAGTTGGGCTCACCCGCCGCATCACAACAACTTTTTTGACTGCATCCGAAGCCGCAAGCTGCCGGCCGCGGACATCGAACAGGGCTTCCGTTCCACGATACCCGTGCTGCTTGCGGGCATCGCGTTGAAGGTGGGCCGCAAGCTTCTGTGGGACGGCGAGAACGAGCGGTTCATCCGCGACGCGGAGGCCGACCGTCATCTGTCACGAGCTTACCGGGCTCCGTGGCACCTGTAG
- a CDS encoding sugar phosphate isomerase/epimerase family protein, protein MARIQIGINMEFVRHHDMSFVAGVEKAAEIGYEFIEPMVHWGRELMSEAGYFHTVSMFEDPLDIRAICEKYKVRCSGLSAHSPLCKPDISVNYLRSAIRFAAELAAPIVNTDEGPKPDFTDEATDHVLMTYTLTLATRAAEKRGILIGLEQHQQYSKTPAGLDRIYGLVKSKSLGINFDTGNAYLAGADPYEWLERCRDRVIHMHAKDISLKQSQDERGKVTGTPVGCACGEGVIDWKRVIDILKPVQRTICFSVECGTIDQAAASLDHLKSLI, encoded by the coding sequence ATGGCCAGGATTCAGATCGGCATCAACATGGAGTTCGTCCGCCATCACGACATGTCTTTCGTCGCGGGTGTGGAGAAGGCGGCCGAGATCGGCTACGAGTTCATCGAGCCCATGGTGCATTGGGGACGGGAACTGATGAGCGAGGCCGGCTACTTCCATACGGTCTCAATGTTCGAGGATCCCCTCGACATTCGGGCAATTTGCGAGAAGTATAAGGTTCGCTGTTCAGGTCTCAGCGCCCACTCGCCGTTGTGCAAGCCCGATATCAGCGTCAACTATCTGCGATCCGCGATCCGTTTTGCCGCCGAGCTTGCGGCCCCGATCGTCAACACGGACGAAGGACCCAAACCTGATTTCACCGACGAAGCCACCGACCACGTTCTTATGACCTATACGCTGACGCTAGCGACTCGCGCCGCCGAAAAGCGCGGCATCTTGATCGGCCTGGAGCAGCACCAGCAGTACAGCAAGACTCCCGCGGGGCTCGACAGAATATACGGCCTGGTCAAGTCCAAGTCGCTGGGCATCAACTTCGACACGGGCAACGCGTACCTGGCCGGTGCCGACCCGTACGAGTGGCTCGAACGCTGCCGAGACCGCGTCATCCATATGCACGCCAAGGACATCAGCCTCAAGCAGAGCCAGGACGAACGAGGCAAGGTTACCGGTACGCCGGTTGGATGCGCTTGCGGTGAAGGGGTCATCGACTGGAAACGTGTCATCGACATCCTCAAGCCCGTCCAGCGGACGATCTGCTTCAGCGTGGAATGCGGCACGATCGACCAGGCGGCGGCCAGTCTCGACCACCTCAAATCACTGATTTGA
- a CDS encoding PilZ domain-containing protein produces the protein MVTIATGEELLAELRRHFRLVEIGNDWPGSCNRRRHTRYELESGSVPVEVCSRFGLTARGLLADIVVGGARVITDYVPAIGEILSLSFNVNNNFYVLDAEVRHVGVEGSIRYVGVRFVE, from the coding sequence ATGGTGACCATCGCAACCGGCGAAGAACTGCTGGCCGAACTGCGGCGGCATTTCAGACTGGTGGAGATCGGAAATGACTGGCCGGGTTCCTGCAACCGGCGGCGACATACGCGATATGAGCTTGAATCGGGCTCGGTGCCCGTCGAGGTTTGTTCGCGCTTCGGATTGACCGCACGCGGCTTGTTGGCCGACATCGTGGTCGGCGGTGCGAGGGTGATCACCGACTATGTGCCTGCTATCGGTGAGATTCTTTCGCTCTCGTTCAATGTTAACAACAACTTTTACGTTCTGGACGCTGAAGTGCGCCATGTGGGCGTCGAGGGTTCTATTCGTTACGTCGGCGTCCGGTTCGTGGAGTAG
- a CDS encoding GH3 auxin-responsive promoter family protein: MRSTPSLTDRVMYVIARHHAEAVYRRFMAATRKATEVQKQVLAAHVRRNADSDFGRDHLFDRIGSVDAFRRQVPILRYEDHRPYIERVCNGRLQAMFGGRQRVRMFALTSGTTDRPKYIPVTDEFLRTFRRGWNVFGIKALLDHPQAFLRGIVQVTSRMDESRTPAGIPCGAITGLMAATQKRLVRKYYVAPQCTAQITEPVAKYYAIMRLAIAQDVAFMITANPATQLKLARTADEHRERLIRDVHDGTLSFELFVPAQVFASLKDRLRPDHERARELEGIVERYGALLPKHYWNLAFIANWTGGTMGLYLQDFPKYFGDVPVRDIGLLASEGRISIPMEDYTPAGILDTQSHFFEFVPPDRIEETNPKTFLCHELDVGQEYFVLMTTASGLYRYHIGDLVRVVGYEGQAPLIEFLSKGAHICSLAGEKLTEHQVMQAVSQAAGRTGIGVTGFVLAPRWGDPPYYMLHIETRGAGDEVLEELTAEVDVRLSTLNIEYAERRRSLRLGAIRGNALPDGFLARLDHEQAESRRRGNEQFKHRYLYSRPGEDAAFPSRQALGSTGRPTE, from the coding sequence ATGAGATCGACACCCTCATTGACCGACCGCGTCATGTACGTGATCGCCAGGCATCATGCCGAGGCGGTTTACAGGCGGTTCATGGCTGCGACTCGCAAAGCGACGGAAGTCCAGAAGCAAGTCCTCGCGGCGCATGTTCGCCGCAATGCCGACAGCGACTTCGGGCGCGACCATCTCTTCGATCGGATCGGATCAGTGGACGCGTTCCGAAGGCAGGTTCCGATTCTGCGTTATGAGGATCATCGACCCTACATCGAACGAGTCTGCAATGGACGCCTCCAAGCCATGTTCGGGGGGCGGCAACGCGTCAGAATGTTCGCCCTGACCAGCGGAACGACCGACCGCCCCAAATACATACCGGTCACAGATGAATTCTTGAGGACGTTCCGTCGCGGCTGGAACGTCTTCGGCATCAAGGCCCTTCTGGACCATCCCCAGGCGTTTCTGCGCGGAATCGTGCAAGTAACGTCCAGAATGGATGAATCAAGGACCCCTGCGGGTATTCCCTGCGGGGCGATTACGGGCTTGATGGCCGCAACCCAGAAACGTTTGGTCCGCAAGTACTACGTTGCACCCCAGTGCACCGCCCAGATCACCGAGCCTGTCGCGAAGTATTACGCGATCATGAGGCTCGCGATCGCTCAGGACGTCGCCTTCATGATCACCGCGAATCCGGCCACCCAACTGAAGCTTGCCCGCACTGCCGACGAGCATCGGGAAAGGTTGATCCGCGACGTCCATGACGGGACGCTGTCTTTCGAGTTATTTGTTCCTGCCCAGGTTTTCGCAAGCCTGAAAGACCGGCTGCGACCTGATCATGAGAGAGCGCGGGAGCTCGAGGGCATTGTTGAACGATATGGGGCCCTTTTGCCCAAGCACTACTGGAATCTGGCCTTCATTGCCAATTGGACCGGCGGCACCATGGGCCTGTATCTCCAGGACTTTCCGAAATACTTTGGGGACGTGCCGGTACGAGACATCGGTTTGCTGGCCAGCGAGGGGCGAATCTCCATCCCGATGGAGGACTACACGCCGGCGGGTATCCTCGACACCCAGAGCCACTTCTTCGAGTTCGTGCCGCCGGATCGAATCGAAGAAACCAACCCGAAGACTTTTCTGTGTCACGAACTCGACGTCGGTCAGGAGTACTTCGTGTTGATGACCACCGCGTCGGGGTTGTATCGCTACCACATCGGCGATCTGGTCCGAGTAGTCGGATATGAGGGGCAGGCACCGTTGATCGAATTCCTGAGCAAGGGAGCCCACATCTGCTCGCTGGCCGGCGAGAAACTCACCGAGCATCAGGTTATGCAGGCGGTGAGTCAGGCGGCCGGTCGGACGGGGATCGGCGTGACCGGTTTCGTGCTGGCCCCGCGCTGGGGTGACCCGCCGTATTACATGCTGCATATCGAGACACGGGGCGCTGGTGACGAGGTTCTCGAAGAACTGACAGCAGAGGTAGACGTCCGGCTGTCAACGCTGAACATCGAATATGCTGAACGACGCCGGAGTCTGCGACTCGGCGCCATCCGTGGGAACGCCCTGCCCGATGGCTTTCTTGCACGACTGGATCACGAGCAGGCCGAGAGCCGCCGCCGCGGCAATGAGCAGTTCAAACACCGTTACCTTTACTCGCGCCCGGGCGAGGATGCGGCGTTTCCATCGCGGCAGGCCCTGGGTTCGACGGGGCGCCCAACCGAATGA
- the thyX gene encoding FAD-dependent thymidylate synthase encodes MRIIREPKVYLLGRQTIDPEELSRFLADHEVANWTTDTDIAGQKLCEIAGRVCYMSFAKPRPGGNKAYLGHLLEVGHGSVLEHAVFNLLITGVSRSFTHELIRHRAGFGYSQLSQRYVDESTADFVEPDCIARDPGLHAVWLRAIEKSLEAYRELVNALMNAPWQVQDKTLQRKIARQAARSVLPNATETKIFVTANARALRHFIEMRCSESAEVEIRKVAAEVLRVLQKEAPNLFGDYELHPLPDGTFEARTRHRKV; translated from the coding sequence TTGAGAATCATCCGCGAGCCAAAGGTCTATCTTCTCGGCCGGCAGACGATCGACCCAGAGGAACTGAGCCGTTTCCTGGCCGACCACGAGGTGGCCAATTGGACCACCGACACGGATATCGCCGGTCAGAAGCTGTGCGAGATCGCCGGCCGGGTCTGCTACATGAGTTTCGCCAAGCCCCGTCCCGGAGGCAACAAGGCTTATCTGGGACATCTTTTGGAGGTCGGACACGGCAGTGTGCTGGAACACGCCGTGTTCAACCTGCTGATCACTGGCGTCTCACGGAGCTTCACCCACGAACTGATCAGGCATCGGGCCGGTTTCGGTTACTCCCAACTCTCGCAGCGCTACGTGGACGAATCCACGGCGGATTTCGTCGAGCCCGACTGCATCGCCCGGGACCCTGGCCTGCATGCCGTCTGGCTGCGGGCCATCGAAAAAAGTCTGGAGGCTTATCGGGAACTGGTAAACGCCCTGATGAACGCCCCTTGGCAGGTCCAGGATAAGACTCTTCAGCGCAAGATTGCCCGACAGGCGGCCCGGTCGGTCTTGCCAAACGCGACGGAGACCAAGATCTTCGTCACGGCCAACGCCAGAGCCTTGCGCCACTTCATCGAGATGCGATGCAGCGAGTCTGCCGAGGTTGAGATTCGGAAGGTGGCGGCGGAGGTTCTGCGGGTTCTTCAGAAAGAGGCCCCAAACCTGTTCGGCGACTACGAGCTGCACCCGCTTCCGGACGGCACTTTCGAGGCTCGCACTCGTCATCGCAAAGTGTAG
- a CDS encoding homocysteine S-methyltransferase family protein, whose product MMVANVQDYVGRVTLADGAWGTELDKLGCPPGYCREEWNISKPELVEKVAASYVAAGSEIILTNTFGGNRIVLASHGFEARMREFNEAGACISRRAAGHRAKVFGSMGPSGKMLLIGEVDEKTLYDVFREQAEALAAGGADGLVVETMADLTEAMTAVRAAKTTGLPVVGSMTFDSGRDKSCTLMGVTPEQAVQGLTEAGADVIGCNCGIGIDNYIKVAGRLRAATSKPIWVKANAGLPEIDGSRVVYRMTPKEFAQKAREVIEAGANIIGGCCGTTPEFINVLAAAVR is encoded by the coding sequence ATGATGGTTGCGAATGTTCAGGATTACGTCGGCAGAGTGACGCTGGCCGATGGTGCTTGGGGAACCGAACTCGATAAGCTCGGGTGCCCGCCTGGCTACTGCCGCGAGGAATGGAATATCAGCAAGCCGGAGCTGGTCGAGAAGGTCGCCGCCTCGTATGTCGCGGCAGGCTCTGAGATCATTCTGACCAACACCTTTGGGGGCAATCGGATCGTGCTTGCCAGCCATGGATTCGAGGCCAGGATGAGAGAATTCAATGAGGCGGGTGCCTGTATCAGCAGGCGGGCTGCCGGCCACAGGGCCAAGGTGTTCGGGTCAATGGGTCCCAGCGGCAAGATGCTGTTGATCGGCGAGGTCGACGAGAAGACGCTCTATGATGTCTTCAGGGAACAGGCCGAGGCCCTCGCGGCCGGCGGGGCGGACGGCTTGGTCGTCGAGACGATGGCCGATTTGACGGAGGCCATGACCGCCGTTCGAGCAGCCAAGACCACCGGATTGCCGGTGGTGGGCAGCATGACCTTCGATTCCGGCCGAGACAAGTCCTGCACGCTCATGGGGGTGACGCCGGAACAGGCGGTACAGGGTCTGACCGAGGCCGGCGCCGATGTCATCGGATGCAACTGTGGAATCGGCATAGATAACTATATCAAGGTAGCCGGCCGCTTGCGAGCCGCGACCAGCAAGCCGATCTGGGTCAAGGCCAATGCCGGGCTGCCCGAAATCGATGGCAGCCGGGTGGTGTACAGGATGACCCCTAAGGAGTTTGCCCAGAAGGCACGCGAGGTGATTGAGGCCGGGGCCAACATTATCGGGGGCTGCTGTGGCACGACACCGGAATTCATCAATGTGCTGGCGGCGGCAGTGCGGTAG
- the rho gene encoding transcription termination factor Rho: MPESIVDGTLELQENGGGFLRSPRRNYAVHSTDAFVPDSIIRRWHLRGGETVTGLGVVNGHGGRSRLVLSAVQSVNGLEPEAYGELPDFAELTVIDPTSRLWFETPGGSLSMRVIDLMTPIGLGQRGLIAAPPRTGKTVLLQQMAAGLAANHPEVYMMVLLIDERPEEVTEMRRTVRGEVVASSNDQNVASHIRIARLMIEKAKRMVETGRNVFILLDSLTRLGRAYNAGIRSSGRTMSGGIDIRALAEPKAIFGSARNIEHGGSLTIMASALIETGSRMDEVIFNEFKGTGNMEIMLSRDLANLRLWPAIDLNQSGTRKEELLLGKEVTEKTYRIRRQICNQPPNKAMEMLLDSLRKFPSNQAFLDSMPL; encoded by the coding sequence ATGCCCGAGTCGATTGTTGATGGCACATTGGAGTTGCAGGAGAACGGCGGAGGGTTCTTGCGCTCTCCCAGGCGCAACTACGCCGTCCATTCGACGGATGCATTCGTTCCTGACTCAATCATCAGGCGATGGCATCTCCGCGGCGGCGAGACGGTCACAGGCCTGGGGGTCGTGAACGGGCATGGCGGACGTTCTCGATTGGTTCTGTCCGCCGTCCAATCGGTAAACGGCTTGGAACCCGAGGCCTACGGGGAACTGCCCGATTTCGCCGAGCTGACCGTTATTGACCCCACCAGCAGGCTCTGGTTCGAGACGCCCGGCGGTTCGCTCTCCATGCGCGTTATCGATCTCATGACGCCCATCGGGCTGGGGCAGCGGGGTCTGATTGCCGCCCCTCCCCGGACCGGCAAGACGGTCCTTTTGCAGCAGATGGCCGCCGGGCTTGCCGCGAACCATCCCGAAGTTTACATGATGGTTCTCTTGATCGACGAGCGTCCGGAAGAAGTGACCGAAATGCGGCGGACGGTTCGGGGCGAGGTCGTCGCATCCAGTAATGACCAGAACGTCGCCAGCCACATTCGCATCGCCCGCCTGATGATCGAAAAAGCCAAGCGGATGGTCGAGACCGGCCGGAACGTCTTCATTCTCCTTGATTCGCTGACCCGCCTGGGCAGGGCCTATAACGCGGGCATTCGCTCCTCAGGCCGGACCATGAGCGGGGGCATCGATATCCGAGCCCTTGCCGAGCCCAAGGCGATATTCGGCTCGGCGCGCAACATCGAGCATGGAGGTTCCCTCACCATCATGGCCTCGGCCCTTATCGAAACCGGCAGCCGCATGGACGAGGTCATCTTCAATGAGTTCAAAGGTACGGGCAACATGGAGATCATGCTCAGCCGTGATTTGGCCAACTTGCGGCTTTGGCCGGCCATCGACCTTAATCAGTCCGGCACACGCAAGGAGGAATTGCTCCTGGGCAAGGAAGTTACGGAGAAGACCTACCGGATCCGGCGACAGATCTGCAATCAGCCGCCGAACAAGGCGATGGAAATGCTGCTCGATTCCCTGAGAAAATTCCCGAGCAACCAGGCTTTTCTGGACAGCATGCCTTTGTGA
- a CDS encoding PP2C family protein-serine/threonine phosphatase: MIATPKGTHDRHRLQCMEIWGGNRAVEDTVSVFGIDAWVLSLPHAEGQQGGDIHYVSMCGSGRIARFIVADVAGHGNAAADLAVVLRNLMKKHINRLDQTKFARDLNREFGLVANDGSFATAVLATYFAPTGHLILCNAGHPPPLWYRSRDRRWRPLVPTMPEQVSRVRNLPLGVIEPTDYQQFAVSLSEDDLVLLYTDSLIEAANPAGARLGLDELLGILERLDGSRPEGLNHEIVAGVRKWASPVRLDDDTTLLLLRQNGERPSWPSFSTTVKVLGKLIGLVDY, encoded by the coding sequence ATGATCGCCACGCCCAAGGGAACTCACGACCGCCACCGGCTCCAGTGTATGGAGATCTGGGGCGGCAACAGGGCCGTTGAGGACACCGTCTCGGTGTTTGGCATCGACGCATGGGTTCTGAGTCTTCCGCATGCCGAGGGGCAGCAGGGCGGGGATATCCACTATGTCTCGATGTGTGGCAGCGGGCGGATCGCTCGGTTCATCGTGGCTGATGTGGCCGGCCATGGCAACGCCGCTGCCGACTTGGCGGTTGTCCTGCGTAATCTGATGAAGAAGCACATTAACCGACTCGATCAGACAAAGTTTGCGCGAGACCTGAACCGCGAATTCGGTCTGGTCGCCAACGATGGGAGCTTCGCCACCGCCGTTCTCGCCACCTACTTCGCTCCTACGGGTCACCTCATTCTCTGCAACGCCGGCCATCCGCCTCCGTTGTGGTACCGGAGCCGTGACCGCCGCTGGAGGCCCCTCGTGCCCACCATGCCCGAGCAAGTGAGTCGGGTTCGCAACCTTCCGCTGGGCGTGATCGAACCGACGGATTATCAACAATTCGCCGTCTCGTTGTCAGAAGACGATCTCGTGCTTCTCTATACTGATTCGTTGATCGAAGCGGCAAATCCCGCGGGGGCAAGACTCGGTCTCGATGAGCTGCTCGGTATTCTTGAGAGACTTGACGGCAGCCGTCCGGAGGGCTTGAACCACGAGATAGTTGCCGGCGTCCGCAAGTGGGCAAGCCCGGTACGACTCGATGATGACACGACCCTATTGCTCCTACGGCAAAACGGCGAGAGGCCGTCTTGGCCGAGCTTCTCCACAACCGTGAAGGTGCTGGGGAAGCTCATTGGTCTGGTGGATTACTGA
- the cheB gene encoding chemotaxis-specific protein-glutamate methyltransferase CheB yields MAHSNIRLLIIDDSTFVRTILRSALSGQRNIEVVGFASGCEEVIEKIDHLQPDVVTVDVDMVDRQGLEILNLVQSRCSARIVVIASLNRESASMAMEALERGAFDFVVKPRKTGVDGIPRFRELLCEKILAAVRAAKSRGSRGPLADVPEELIASGIKGRWVVGIGIGTGGPQTLARMLPSFPSDFPPVLVAQHMPPYFSTVLAERLAATCRMVVREAVDGQPVKTGEILIAPGGLHMQVARRGEELIVVLEGGPRVSGHRPAADLMFESIAGACGAKAVGVLLTGAGRDGVAGLAKLREHGAWTVAQDRATSYVFGMAGAAIRAGVVDQVLPLPKIPRAIVSLMAQGCRETVTAS; encoded by the coding sequence GTGGCTCACTCGAACATCCGACTTCTGATCATCGACGACAGCACGTTTGTTCGAACGATCCTGCGAAGCGCGCTGTCCGGCCAACGTAACATCGAGGTCGTTGGTTTCGCCTCCGGCTGCGAGGAGGTGATCGAGAAGATCGATCACCTGCAGCCCGACGTGGTGACCGTGGATGTCGACATGGTTGACCGGCAGGGTCTTGAGATCCTGAATCTGGTTCAGTCCAGATGCTCTGCGAGGATCGTGGTCATCGCGTCGCTGAACCGGGAAAGCGCGAGCATGGCCATGGAGGCGCTGGAACGAGGGGCTTTTGATTTTGTCGTCAAGCCGAGGAAGACGGGCGTTGATGGCATTCCGAGATTCAGGGAACTGCTCTGCGAGAAGATTCTCGCCGCAGTGCGTGCCGCGAAATCGCGGGGGTCTCGCGGGCCTTTGGCCGACGTCCCGGAGGAGCTGATTGCGAGCGGAATCAAGGGCCGGTGGGTGGTGGGAATCGGGATCGGCACCGGCGGCCCCCAGACGCTGGCGAGAATGTTGCCGTCGTTTCCGTCGGATTTCCCGCCTGTTCTGGTCGCCCAGCACATGCCGCCTTATTTCAGCACCGTTCTGGCCGAGCGGCTGGCCGCGACGTGCCGGATGGTTGTGCGGGAAGCGGTCGATGGACAGCCGGTCAAGACCGGCGAGATCCTGATCGCACCAGGAGGCCTGCACATGCAGGTCGCCCGCCGGGGTGAGGAGCTCATCGTTGTATTGGAGGGTGGTCCTCGGGTGTCCGGCCATCGCCCTGCGGCGGACTTGATGTTCGAGTCCATCGCCGGCGCATGTGGTGCCAAGGCGGTCGGGGTGCTCTTGACCGGGGCGGGTCGTGACGGGGTTGCCGGTCTCGCGAAGCTGCGTGAACACGGGGCATGGACCGTGGCACAGGATCGTGCCACCAGCTATGTATTTGGCATGGCTGGCGCGGCCATCAGAGCCGGTGTCGTTGACCAGGTGTTGCCGCTCCCAAAGATTCCCAGGGCGATTGTATCGTTGATGGCTCAGGGCTGCCGCGAAACGGTCACGGCGTCGTAA